One part of the Eleginops maclovinus isolate JMC-PN-2008 ecotype Puerto Natales chromosome 14, JC_Emac_rtc_rv5, whole genome shotgun sequence genome encodes these proteins:
- the wrap53 gene encoding telomerase Cajal body protein 1, with amino-acid sequence MSETAGGGEGGGATGAGQDGEGDNEPPHQAPPLPEGDSFEVGATTDEGSILPAKRPRMSEEEQGLEQVAKPVEMFGETPSDLQEDPAPPAQRTGEPKQRVEEGQAGEEVSVSGEGEEEWHQNGDGCHDTPTEGEAKTEEGQNGDSSADCPSEVQRIGLDFTQTPQMLTGSCTEYSNLPENYLKGCKWAPDGSCILTNSADNVLRVYNLPPEVYSYNWDLLPEMSPVLRMAEGDTIYDYCWYPKMNSLDADTCFLASSSRDNPVHLWDAFYGQVRASFRPYNHLDELTAAHSLCFSPDGSQLYCGFDKTVRVFYTDRPGRDCEERPTVVKKQGQSGIISCFGFSPCQSVYACGSYSRCAGLYSCQDGTLLAQLPTRHHGGLTHLLFSPNGNYLYTGGRKDPEILCWDLRDPGKVLFSLKRNVATNQRIYFDLDPSGRYLLSGDTGGVVSVWDTLTAPPDGDEELLQPQLRFNAHWDCTNGMSIHPFMPLLATSSGQRQFPSPGESDGDSEGEGGEAVMSPQEIRQDNALSLWWAGPLAPAVEGSQEPSTEVLDA; translated from the exons ATGTCTGAAACAGCTGGAGGTGGGGAAGGTGGAGGTGCGACAGGAGCAGGGCAGGACGGAGAAGGGGATAATGAGCCCCCTCATCAGGCACCACCTTTGCCTGAAGGGGATAGCTTCGAGGTGGGGGCGACCACAGATGAAGGGTCCATTTTGCCTGCCAAACGTCCCAGAATGAGCGAGGAGGAACAGGGACTAGAGCAGGTCGCAAAGCCTGTTGAGATGTTTGGAGAAACACCATCTGACCTGCAGGAAGACCCAGCACCACCAGCACAAA GAACAGGAGAACCAAAACAACGTGTTGAGGAAGGTCAAGCAGGGGAAGAGGTGTCCGTCAGCGGAGAAGGTGAAGAAGAATGGCATCAGAATGGAGATGGATGCCACGACACACCCACAGAAGGAGAGGCAAAAACAGAAGAGGGCCAAAATGGTGACAGCTCTGCAGACTGCCCCAGTGAAGTACAGCG CATTGGCCTAGATTTTACCCAGACTCCCCAGATGCTGACTGGTTCCTGCACCGAGTACTCCAACCTCCCAGAGAATTACCTCAAAGGCTGCAAATG GGCCCCTGATGGTTCCTGTATCCTGACCAACAGTGCAGACAATGTGCTCCGTGTGTACAACCTCCCTCCAGAGGTCTACAGCTACAACTGGGACCTGCTTCCTGAGATG AGCCCAGTGCTGAGGATGGCAGAGGGCGACACCATCTACGACTACTGCTGGTACCCCAAGATGAACTCTCTGGACGCGGACACATGCTT TCTAGCCAGCAGTAGCCGCGACAACCCAGTCCACCTGTGGGATGCATTTTACGGGCAGGTGCGAGCCAGTTTCCGACCCTACAATCACCTGGACGAACTGACGGCGGCCCACTCCCTCTGCTTCTCGCCGGACGGATCGCAGCTCTACTGCGGCTTCGACAAAACCGTCAGGGTCTTCTACACCGATCGACCAGGGAGAGACTGTGAGGAGCGGCCCACCGTAG TGAAGAAGCAGGGCCAAAGTGGCATCATTTCATGCTTCGGCTTCAGCCCCTGTCAGTCTGTCTACGCCTGCGGCTCTTACTCCCGCTGCGCTGGCCTCTACTCCTGCCAAGACGGCACCCTGCTGGCCCAGCTGCCCACCCGCCACCACGGAGGCCTCACCCATCTGCTCTTCTCCCCCAACGGCAACTACCTGTACACCGGAGGGCGAAAG gatcCAGAAATCCTGTGCTGGGACCTAAGAGATCCAGGCAAGGTTTTGTTTTCACTGAAGAGAAACGTAGCCACGAACCAACGCATCTACTTTGATCTGGACCC GTCTGGCAGGTACCTGCTGAGCGGCGACACAGGGGGGGTGGTGTCGGTTTGGGACACCCTGACAGCTCCTCCTGATGGAGACGAGGAGCTACTGCAACCTCAGCTCAGGTTCAACGCCCATTGGGACTGCACCAACGGCATGAG TATTCATCCCTTCATGCCACTGTTGGCTACATCCAGTGGGCAGCGGCAGTTCCCGTCGCCCGGCGAGAGTGATGGTGACTCTGAGGGCGAGGGAGGGGAGGCTGTGATGTCGCCTCAGGAGATCCGACAAGACAACGCTCTGTCTCTGTGGTGGGCCGGACCCCTGGCCCCCGCCGTCGAGGGAAGCCAAGAGCCCAGTACAGAGGTGCTGGACGCCTGA